Proteins encoded in a region of the Sugiyamaella lignohabitans strain CBS 10342 chromosome B, complete sequence genome:
- the CLD1 gene encoding Cld1p (Mitochondrial cardiolipin-specific phospholipase; functions upstream of Taz1p to generate monolyso-cardiolipin; transcription increases upon genotoxic stress; involved in restricting Ty1 transposition; has homology to mammalian CGI-58; GO_component: GO:0005743 - mitochondrial inner membrane [Evidence IDA] [PMID 23637464]; GO_component: GO:0005739 - mitochondrion [Evidence IEA,IEA]; GO_component: GO:0005739 - mitochondrion [Evidence IDA] [PMID 19244244]; GO_function: GO:0016787 - hydrolase activity [Evidence IEA]; GO_function: GO:0004623 - phospholipase A2 activity [Evidence IDA,IMP] [PMID 19244244]; GO_function: GO:0016740 - transferase activity [Evidence IEA]; GO_process: GO:0035965 - cardiolipin acyl-chain remodeling [Evidence IMP] [PMID 19244244]; GO_process: GO:0035965 - cardiolipin acyl-chain remodeling [Evidence IMP] [PMID 23637464]; GO_process: GO:0032048 - cardiolipin metabolic process [Evidence IDA,IGI] [PMID 19244244]), translating into MAEVQQAPASAAINEPSSATQTKSGGRSVTTGAVKKERHVLTYRESFSQWLKAPSHEEAERNVLSLLDFFPESDGKRVAKVNKVDIGNKLHINEFEIVNVEKPDDVTEAGSEYSKNLVVLHGYGAGLALFYRNFAEWSSIKGSRTMALDLLGFGRSSRPKFSIATKDVSARDENGRFKVVVETENWFIDALEKWRIAKNLDKFTLMGHSMGGYLAAAYAFKYPSRVERLIMVSPAGVERGYTPELDNVRLFGGNSTDSLPKQSAKNKPSSSRQSSDAPHIDEEVSVSQSDITHHHHNELHPSDSHSSLVNEASTSNRKLPNWFMYLWNRNISPFVLLRSAAIFAPRMTSNWTSRRFSDVSEKERDIMHMYAYKTFTAPGSGEYGLTRLLAAGAVAREPLVDRVVKGLKCPSVWIYGENDWMNVHAGEEAVLRLNKLGTSSAANAKSHVIDYAGHHVYLDNPSDFDRVVVDFLKTTNH; encoded by the coding sequence ATGGCAGAAGTACAACAAGCACCTGCTTCCGCTGCTATCAACGAGCCCTCGTCGGCAACACAGACGAAATCTGGGGGTCGATCGGTTACTACCGGCGCAgttaaaaaagaaagacaTGTTCTGACGTATAGAGAATCATTCTCACAATGGTTGAAAGCTCCATCAcacgaagaagcagagagAAACGTACTTAGTTTATTGGATTTTTTCCCCGAGTCAGATGGAAAACGAGTTGCTAAAGTCAATAAAGTGGATATTGGCAATAAGCTACATATTAATGAGTTTGAAATCGTCAACGTGGAGAAACCAGACGATGTGACAGAAGCAGGTTCTGAATATTCAAAGAACCTCGTTGTTCTGCATGGATACGGTGCTGGTTTGGCATTGTTTTATAGAAATTTCGCAGAATGGAGTTCTATAAAAGGCTCACGAACAATGGCGCTTGATTTGCTGGGATTCGGCAGATCTTCGCGACCAAAGTTTTCAATTGCAACTAAAGATGTCAGTGCGCGCGACGAAAATGGCCGGTTtaaggttgttgttgagacCGAGAACTGGTTTATTGACGCTCTAGAGAAATGGCGAATCGCCAAAAACCTCGATAAGTTTACACTCATGGGTCATTCGATGGGTGGATATCTCGCTGCTGCGTATGCATTCAAATATCCATCGCGTGTTGAACGTCTAATCATGGTCTCGCCAGCTGGCGTTGAGCGTGGATATACACCAGAACTCGATAATGTGCGACTGTTTGGCGGCAACTCGACTGACTCTCTACCAAAACAATCTGCTAAAAACAAGCCCTCATCCAGTAGACAGAGTAGCGACGCCCCCCATATCGACGAAGAAGTATCTGTGTCTCAGTCAGATATCACACATCACCATCATAATGAACTACACCCCTCTGATTCACATTCATCTCTCGTCAACGAAGCATCTACTAGTAACAGGAAACTTCCCAACTGGTTTATGTATCTCTGGAACCGTAACATCAGTCCGTTTGTGCTTTTAAGAAGTGCTGCTATATTTGCTCCTCGAATGACGTCCAACTGGACCAGTAGACGTTTCAGCGATGTTTCagaaaaagagagagaTATCATGCATATGTACGCATATAAGACATTTACAGCACCTGGATCTGGAGAATACGGACTCACAAGACTGTTGGCAGCCGGAGCTGTAGCTCGAGAACCGCTGGTAGACAGGGTAGTTAAGGGTCTGAAATGCCCTTCTGTGTGGATATATGGCGAAAACGATTGGATGAATGTTCATGCTGGCGAAGAAGCGGTGCTCCGACTGAATAAACTGGGcacttcttcagctgccaaCGCCAAATCCCATGTAATTGACTACGCTGGTCACCATGTGTATCTCGACAACCCCTCTGATTTTGACCgagttgttgttgatttccTCAAAACTACAAACCATTAA
- a CDS encoding oxidoreductase (NADP(+)-dependent serine dehydrogenase and carbonyl reductase; acts on serine, L-allo-threonine, and other 3-hydroxy acids; green fluorescent protein fusion protein localizes to the cytoplasm and nucleus; may interact with ribosomes, based on co-purification experiments; GO_component: GO:0005737 - cytoplasm [Evidence IDA] [PMID 14562095]; GO_component: GO:0016021 - integral component of membrane [Evidence ISM] [PMID 12192589]; GO_component: GO:0005634 - nucleus [Evidence IDA] [PMID 14562095]; GO_component: GO:0005840 - ribosome [Evidence IDA] [PMID 16702403]; GO_function: GO:0004090 - carbonyl reductase (NADPH) activity [Evidence IDA] [PMID 18630881]; GO_function: GO:0016491 - oxidoreductase activity [Evidence IEA,IEA]; GO_function: GO:0016491 - oxidoreductase activity [Evidence IDA] [PMID 17962934]; GO_function: GO:0031132 - serine 3-dehydrogenase activity [Evidence IDA] [PMID 12535615]; GO_process: GO:0008152 - metabolic process [Evidence IEA]; GO_process: GO:0008152 - metabolic process [Evidence IC] [PMID 12535615]; GO_process: GO:0055114 - oxidation-reduction process [Evidence IEA]), whose amino-acid sequence MVHGNDKVGDIAPEDIDIMYHTNVLGLITLTQQFIPKFRAQGHGDVINIGSIAGRDPYPGGAIYCSTKAALRSFTETLRKETIDTRIRVIEIQPGAVETEFSSKLRN is encoded by the coding sequence ATGGTTCATGGAAACGACAAGGTTGGTGATATTGCCCCAGaggatattgatatcatgTACCACACCAATGTTTTGGGTTTAATAACTCTTACCCAGCAATTCATTCCCAAATTCAGGGCTCAAGGACATGGTGATGTTATCAACATCGGTTCTATTGCTGGTAGAGACCCCTATCCCGGTGGTGCTATCTACTGCTCCACCAAGGCTGCTTTACGTTCGTTCACCGAGACATTGAGAAAGGAGACCATTGACACCAGAATTCGTGTTATTGAAATTCAACCTGGTGCCGTCGAGACTGAATTCTCAAGTAAGTTGCGCAATTAG
- the FMP41 gene encoding Fmp41p (hypothetical protein; GFP-fusion protein is induced in response to the DNA-damaging agent MMS; the authentic, non-tagged protein is detected in highly purified mitochondria in high-throughput studies; GO_component: GO:0005739 - mitochondrion [Evidence IEA,IEA]; GO_component: GO:0005739 - mitochondrion [Evidence IDA] [PMID 14562095]; GO_component: GO:0005739 - mitochondrion [Evidence IDA] [PMID 14576278]; GO_component: GO:0005739 - mitochondrion [Evidence IDA] [PMID 16823961]; GO_function: GO:0003824 - catalytic activity [Evidence IEA]; GO_function: GO:0016787 - hydrolase activity [Evidence IEA]; GO_function: GO:0046872 - metal ion binding [Evidence IEA]; GO_function: GO:0003674 - molecular_function [Evidence ND]; GO_process: GO:0008150 - biological_process [Evidence ND]; GO_process: GO:0008152 - metabolic process [Evidence IEA]; GO_process: GO:0006950 - response to stress [Evidence IEA]): MVAWKRLIRFVATDGKVYRGEPIISENQDLGKLAEDGTKLSAKLIKGDDIFSEDTVVTNEVLEVSKLLGPLAPTDVPIVKCVGLNYMKHIQEGGRTPPPYPSIFYKPNFAVADHGEDIPIPKISQENQLDYEGELCVVIGKTGKDIKEEDALSYVAGYTAGNDVSARTWQRDPKYAGGVPQWGFSKSFDKYAPLGPVLVSTSEIQNPGTLELKTLVNGEVRQHTNTDDLLFNVAKIIAFISQGTTLEKGTVIMTGTPSGVAMGMKPTPKYLHANDVVEVYISSIGTLKNKMHFI, encoded by the coding sequence ATGGTTGCTTGGAAGAGACTTATTAGATTTGTAGCTACTGACGGCAAAGTGTACCGCGGTGAGCCCATTATTTCTGAAAATCAAGACCTTGGAAAATTGGCCGAGGACGGTACAAAGTTGAGTGCCAAGTTGATCAAGGGTgatgatatattttcagaAGATACTGTGGTAACGAACGAGGTTCTTGAAGTTTCCAAGCTTCTTGGACCCCTTGCTCCTACCGACGTCCCTATTGTCAAATGTGTTGGTTTGAACTATATGAAGCACATCCAAGAGGGTGGAAGAACGCCTCCTCCTTATCCATCAATCTTTTACAAGCCAAACTTTGCCGTTGCCGACCACGGTGAGGATATTCCAATTCCCAAGATCAGCCAAGAAAACCAGCTAGACTACGAAGGTGAGCTTTGTGTAGTCATTGGCAAGACTGGAAAGGATAttaaagaagaggatgcTTTGTCATACGTTGCCGGTTATACCGCTGGTAATGATGTTTCTGCTAGAACTTGGCAGCGTGACCCGAAATATGCAGGTGGTGTACCTCAATGGGGTTTCTCTAAATCTTTTGATAAATATGCTCCATTGGGACCCGTTCTTGTTTCTACTTCGGAGATTCAAAACCCTGGAACCTTGGAGTTGAAGACTTTAGTAAATGGCGAAGTCAGACAACACACAAACACTGATGATCTGTTATTCAATGTGGCCAAGATCATTGCATTCATTTCTCAGGGTACCACTTTAGAAAAGGGTACAGTTATTATGACAGGAACACCATCCGGTGTTGCCATGGGCATGAAACCTACTCCAAAGTATCTCCATGCCaatgatgttgttgaggttTATATTTCATCCATTGgaactttgaaaaataagatGCATTTCATTTAG
- the mus7 gene encoding DNA repair protein Mus7/Mms22 has translation MPLEDGYISDSEGSLYDEVITRSLTAYEPPDYELDHNSRIPLTNEVQSENQRLNADVQQQSDLLLEELSGNGFESGANIELARKPQSSRESATQNKIDLPPGSQEDREQPQLPIIPDSSITTTISAESSTSDGLSTEHPHTAQTSLEENEIVNAVAIVEARSGRSLRQRTVLQLHPYTLEYELYRRSLKSRGIRPVVVPSQGKSSGPDPQLPQNSSSQQETPSQSQLYPESMGDDMNSEDIAYEENNETFGTTFSSPPPSSPIPPVSLPSKTTKGRAAKLKALDPDEHLYANAFSQGSSAASSEDEAIDRILLAKQRRRRQLFKTIARPETESHSRPNSGTDSADSSKFNSSSDSGESDSESEPELASEIELLKKKVRGVLPPSFITIDYTLQHQNKNKTNKKKTNSSTENNHKGVARKKIGNSTQRPLSPAPFGFTSSRTASPPAYTRTTPKAPSLTPPVLASPIRTDSVDNNHRPILISSDDDFGLPGQFEPLDDLVDPSDMEDDHIDTMNGPSKGGSSRNPQTRPRKRLAQSTIDGNSKDTRYKHKRPRGSVRHTNHQTRITGKSTKRRPQGHHNSKVTAEARQSQNSTTQQMSIVDLIDNSTSTERNNMPRFSLIAQRSALLKAHEQRLDSPTHKYIVINDGDESHPELKTLKRWKRGRLRQTNKLGSYSNVRQHHQSVRSDNNYRTAPTSVRERKEQSKPRRKLPTQLLTKKNPSLSVVSRGNSYYQSKSPQFRTTIIEIESGEYSVAKPMNSVRPKQYPALSPLQSISPGMRPMYPLRHENLPRTHSNSSLSFASSRPEVENNRVTREYKSKKQILRPPQRRTEYDDTQLVGDMDHLQPITSLVGAPHLSSMDAVPNRPFQGRRFYSYQFDVQPFAHDVVFATDTIVYNCVVQRPLGSKRDAIFLGNGIGLVEAKVEDHGLRIPKISEAYNRFHIWIEDCLSPEVASKDYSLDVYEFFLFVLPLVSDGNSPSYDQDFVKELSRLTLGLVADILDVWSRPFANTKMSTASSEFAQLTFTTASLCLLLLHRLKDLLKTDPTTMYSHSNAIRNLGGKLVQLIVSNFLPEVSNIMRSHRSTSNRVITRTSYILEIIYIAIHVLDNEVKGDGFYDMLNSVITLPQLLRNPEDLDSVERVWHSVFIFSAVYKLPKLTLQSNWKLVNILQGLTLTTFDSPGQQTLAIPYQRVFLVRCLKLATDWKWENNPALCISIYKFFAGRRFSNIEPSVPSGLSPFLSNGNFTEVVTTDSAYNIFLKLVAWTICFFQGDDNRLRKFIGILTPLNGRLYPMSSGLKVTDLDALGNQYSLLLVQFKYGRPSTRPTIDHFRSFIVLEQSHILARNLSLEAWFVVTKLLLEQDMDLDDTMKWFAEIVDSALKDTRKTGRYTSNLERELDYQNVVTYQKFFEKAVVSIDKLVSNQAVISKSRQWMNLLTPCKYRQIP, from the coding sequence ATGCCGCTAGAAGATGGTTATATATCGGACTCAGAGGGGTCTCTGTATGACGAAGTAATAACTCGGTCACTGACCGCGTACGAGCCCCCTGATTATGAACTGGATCACAACTCCAGAATACCTTTGACAAATGAGGTACAGTCCGAGAATCAACGACTAAACGCCGATGTTCAACAACAGAGCGACCTGCTACTCGAAGAATTATCTGGAAATGGTTTCGAGTCTGGAGCAAATATCGAACTTGCTCGAAAACCACAGTCAAGTAGGGAATCCGCTactcaaaacaaaattgaTCTTCCACCAGGATCCCAAGAAGATAGAGAGCAACCTCAATTACCAATAATTCCTGACTCCAGCATTACAACCACTATATCTGCTGAAAGTAGTACGTCTGACGGTTTATCTACTGAACATCCACATACCGCTCAAACTTCTCtggaagaaaatgaaatagtTAATGCTGTTGCCATCGTCGAGGCTAGAAGTGGTAGAAGTCTTCGTCAGCGGACAGTCTTGCAACTACACCCTTATACATTAGAGTATGAGCTTTATCGTAGATCTTTAAAGAGTAGAGGTATAAGGCCAGTTGTCGTTCCAAGTCAAGGTAAATCATCCGGCCCAGATCCACAACTGCCACAGAATTCAAGTTCCCAGCAAGAGACGCCATCTCAGTCTCAACTATATCCAGAAAGCATGGGCGATGATATGAATTCTGAAGATATTGCATACGAGGAGAATAACGAGACCTTTGGTACAaccttttcttctcctccCCCATCTTCACCTATTCCACCAGTTTCCCTGCCTTCCAAAACTACTAAAGGCCGAGCCGCAAAACTAAAAGCTTTAGATCCCGACGAACACCTATATGCCAATGCATTTTCTCAAGGAAGTTCAGCTGCAAGCTCTGAGGATGAAGCCATTGATCGCATTTTGCTCGCCAAACAACGTCGCCGCAGACAACTATTCAAGACTATAGCACGCCCTGAGACAGAATCGCATTCAAGACCAAATTCAGGTACAGACTCGGCAGATAGCTCGAAATTTAACTCAAGTTCAGACAGTGGCGAATCAGATTCCGAATCAGAACCAGAGCTGGCTTCTGAAATAGAGCTCCTGAAAAAGAAGGTGCGTGGTGTTCTTCCACCATCATTTATTACTATTGATTATACTCTGCAGCAtcaaaacaagaacaaaacaaacaagaagaagactaATTCAAGCACCGAGAATAATCATAAGGGTGTCGCGAGAAAAAAGATAGGAAACTCCACTCAAAGGCCATTGTCGCCTGCTCCTTTTGGATTCACGTCTTCTCGGACAGCTTCCCCTCCTGCATATACCCGGACCACACCTAAAGCACCGTCCTTAACGCCACCTGTTCTTGCATCCCCTATACGAACAGATTCAGTCGATAATAATCACCGCCCAATACTAATCTCGTCGGACGATGACTTCGGCCTGCCGGGCCAATTCGAGCCTTTGGACGACTTAGTCGACCCTTCTGACATGGAGGATGACCATATTGACACAATGAATGGTCCTTCCAAGGGCGGATCGTCCAGGAATCCTCAAACTAGACCCAGGAAAAGGCTCGCTCAGTCAACAATAGACGGTAATTCAAAAGATACAAGATATAAGCATAAAAGGCCTAGGGGCAGTGTTAGACACACAAACCACCAGACAAGGATCACTGGTAAATCGACTAAGAGACGGCCCCAAGGGCATCATAATTCCAAAGTGACAGCTGAGGCCAGGCAAAGTCAGAATTCTACTACTCAGCAAATGAGCATTGTTGATCTCATTGATAATTCTACTTCTACCGAACGTAATAATATGCCAAGGTTTTCACTGATTGCACAGAGAAGTGCTCTTTTGAAGGCTCATGAACAACGCTTGGATTCTCCGACTCACAAATATATTGTTATCAATGATGGCGACGAGTCGCACCCAGAACTCAAAACACTGAAGCGGTGGAAGAGGGGTCGTTTAagacaaacaaacaaacttgGTTCCTATAGCAATGTGCGACAGCACCATCAGAGTGTTCGTAGTGATAACAATTACAGGACTGCTCCTACATCTGTTCGAGAAAGAAAGGAACAGAGTAAGCCCAGGAGAAAGTTGCCTACTCAACTGCTTACAAAGAAGAACCCAAGTTTATCTGTGGTTTCTCGGGGAAATTCCTACTATCAGTCGAAATCTCCCCAGTTTAGAACCACCATCATTGAAATTGAGAGCGGAGAATATTCGGTAGCCAAGCCTATGAATAGCGTAAGACCAAAGCAATACCCAGCTTTATCCCCATTACAGTCAATATCGCCTGGAATGCGTCCAATGTATCCTCTCCGGCATGAAAATCTCCCAAGAACCCACTCAAATTCGTCACTTTCTTTTGCATCCTCTAGACCTGAAGTGGAAAACAACCGTGTTACACGAGAATATAAGAGCAAGAAGCAAATCCTACGGCCACCGCAGAGGAGAACGGAATACGATGATACACAGCTTGTGGGTGACATGGACCACCTGCAGCCAATAACATCCCTTGTAGGTGCTCCCCATTTGTCGTCAATGGATGCAGTACCCAATCGCCCCTTTCAGGGCCGAAGGTTTTACTCATATCAATTCGACGTCCAACCATTTGCTCATGATGTGGTTTTTGCCACTGATACTATTGTCTACAATTGTGTAGTACAGAGGCCTTTGGGGTCTAAGAGGGATGCTATTTTTCTAGGCAATGGCATAGGACTCGTTGAGGCTAAAGTTGAAGACCATGGATTGAGAATtccaaaaatatcagaagCATACAATAGATTTCATATTTGGATCGAAGACTGCCTCTCTCCTGAGGTAGCATCTAAAGACTACTCTCTAGATGTCTATGAGTTTTTCCTCTTTGTTCTACCACTTGTTTCTGACGGAAATTCACCTAGTTACGACCAGGACTTTGTCAAGGAACTTTCTAGGTTAACTCTAGGGCTGGTAGCTGATATTTTGGATGTATGGTCTAGACCCTTTGCCAATACAAAAATGAGTACCGCCTCTTCAGAGTTTGCCCAACTTACATTTACCACCGCTTCCCTATGCCTGCTTCTCCTTCACCGGCTAAAGGATTTGCTCAAGACAGACCCAACTACTATGTATAGTCATTCTAATGCCATCAGGAACCTTGGAGGCAAGCTGGTGCAACTTATAGTAAGTAACTTTCTACCTGAGGTGAGCAATATCATGAGATCACACAGAAGCACGTCGAATAGAGTTATTACCAGGACAAGCTATATTCTGGAAATAATTTATATCGCTATCCATGTTTTGGACAATGAAGTCAAAGGCGATGGATTTTATGATATGTTGAACAGTGTCATTACACTTCCCCAGCTCTTGCGTAATCCCGAAGATTTAGACTCAGTGGAACGTGTGTGGCATTCAGTTTTCATATTTTCGGCAGTATATAAGCTTCCAAAGTTAACACTGCAATCAAACTGGAAGTTAGTAAACATATTGCAAGGTCTGACATTGACAACTTTCGATAGCCCTGGGCAGCAAACGTTGGCCATTCCCTACCAGCGAGTATTTTTAGTTCGGTGCTTGAAATTGGCAACAGATTGGAAATGGGAAAACAATCCTGCATTGTGCATTTCTATTTACAAATTTTTTGCTGGCCGAAGATTTTCAAACATTGAACCCTCCGTTCCCTCTGGATTATCGCCGTTTTTGTCGAATGGAAATTTCACTGAAGTCGTGACCACCGACTCTGCATATAATATCTTCTTAAAGCTTGTAGCTTGGACAATATGCTTTTTCCAGGGTGACGATAATAGGCTCAGAAAATTCATTGGTATCCTCACTCCTCTCAATGGTCGCTTGTACCCTATGTCATCAGGACTAAAGGTTACAGATTTAGACGCACTGGGTAACCAGTATTCACTCTTGTTGGTCCAATTCAAATATGGTCGTCCTAGCACTCGTCCCACCATTGATCATTTCAGATCATTCATAGTGCTAGAACAATCGCACATATTAGCGAGAAATCTAAGTTTAGAGGCATGGTTTGTGGTGACGAAACTCCTGCTTGAGCAAGATATGGACCTCGATGACACTATGAAATGGTTCGCAGAGATTGTGGACAGTGCCCTGAAAGATACACGAAAAACGGGAAGATACACCTCAAACCTCGAACGAGAACTTGATTACCAGAACGTAGTAACTTATCAAAAGTTCTTTGAGAAAGCGGTAGTTTCCATAGACAAACTGGTTTCCAACCAAGCGGTGATTTCGAAATCCCGTCAGTGGATGAATCTTCTAACTCCTTGTAAGTATAGACAAATTCCTTGA
- a CDS encoding oxidoreductase (NADP(+)-dependent serine dehydrogenase and carbonyl reductase; acts on serine, L-allo-threonine, and other 3-hydroxy acids; green fluorescent protein fusion protein localizes to the cytoplasm and nucleus; may interact with ribosomes, based on co-purification experiments; GO_component: GO:0005737 - cytoplasm [Evidence IDA] [PMID 14562095]; GO_component: GO:0016021 - integral component of membrane [Evidence ISM] [PMID 12192589]; GO_component: GO:0005634 - nucleus [Evidence IDA] [PMID 14562095]; GO_component: GO:0005840 - ribosome [Evidence IDA] [PMID 16702403]; GO_function: GO:0004090 - carbonyl reductase (NADPH) activity [Evidence IDA] [PMID 18630881]; GO_function: GO:0016491 - oxidoreductase activity [Evidence IEA,IEA]; GO_function: GO:0016491 - oxidoreductase activity [Evidence IDA] [PMID 17962934]; GO_function: GO:0031132 - serine 3-dehydrogenase activity [Evidence IDA] [PMID 12535615]; GO_process: GO:0008152 - metabolic process [Evidence IEA]; GO_process: GO:0008152 - metabolic process [Evidence IC] [PMID 12535615]; GO_process: GO:0055114 - oxidation-reduction process [Evidence IEA]), whose translation MKFSVSSFVFKSLTSTLARNSIRKMSSYGSSAGSRIAGKTVLITGASAGIGEATAYELAEASGGDIRLILSARRVENLSKISKDLEAKYPKVKVLPLALDVSKYKEIPQWVKDIPQEWSNVDVLINNA comes from the coding sequence ATGAAATTttcagtttcttcttttgttttcaaatCTTTAACATCGACTCTTGCTCGTAACTCAATTCGTAAAATGTCTTCGTACGGATCTTCTGCTGGTTCCAGAATCGCTGGCAAGACTGTTCTTATTACCggtgcttctgctggtatCGGCGAGGCCACTGCTTATGAGCTGGCTGAAgcttctggtggtgatatcCGTCTGATCTTGTCTGCTCGTAGAGTTGAAAATTTGAGCAAGATCAGTAAGGATTTGGAAGCTAAGTACCCCAAGGTTAAGGTTCTTCCTTTGGCTCTCGATGTTTCTAAATACAAGGAAATCCCCCAATGGGTCAAAGACATTCCCCAAGAATGGTCCAATGTTGATgttctcatcaacaatgCGTAA